A stretch of DNA from Limanda limanda chromosome 16, fLimLim1.1, whole genome shotgun sequence:
GAGGGGTTATTTGCTGCCACGCATGGCAGACTTAAACCTCAGGAGAGGCCAGACttccaagtgtgtgtttgtgtgtcgttaACACAAACCAGATGTACTCACACATCACCATATACATCAGCGATTACTGACAACGATGCACATTTGATCCATCTCTATTTTCTCCAAGTATCTGTTTCTTGATATCAGCCATTGAATTACTCAGCAGATGTTAAACAAGGCTTAATGCAAGTTAGTGTTTTCCTTTCCAGCCTGAGGTCACATGCCTTTTCTTCATTTCCAAGCAAGATTTAGGCTTATATTTTTTTGCGTCAATGCAACCGATTTAGCTGTGTGTATCCGTGTGTATTGTGAAATGTTTAATTGGTCATGGTAATTCTGTGGGATTGGGTAATGTCCTGTTGGATTGTGCGTTCCCTCTGTTCTGTGTTGATTCATGGCCTGAAAAccatgaaattaaatcattgCAGGCATGTTTTGTAATTTTGCAAGATTTTCAAAATGTTACTAGTGATACCTCTTATTGAGCAATAGGGACTTCATAATATTTTGGCTAGAGGCTGTCCATCcttgccttttttcttttatacatGACTTTATGCTTTCTTTGAAGTTTATACAGTGGGacagttctttgtgtttttaaaaagatatTTCTGAAAGAGAATCATAGGAAAGCTTATCCCAAAGACTGGAAAAATACTGCAGTTGCAAAACCAACTTTTTTGATTAGCATCAGCAGTCTGGTAAATATaatctttgtttggtttataaAGTGATAATTCtgattattttatgttatgGATTGTGACGCGATGCTTGAGTCCAGTAACTCCTGTTTTCAGAGGGTTGTTGTGAACTTGTTGGCTGTTTTCCCTCTAAAATCAAGGCTCTAAtgaggtgtttttctttgtctttgctgTCTTGCAGGAATGTTAAGTCTAGGCTTTTCTAGACCAGAGGCCTACAACATCCTCCTCTAAATCTAGAACGACCTCAGTGCCGGTGGATAACCCCATCCGAAGCACACCTAGTGAATTTGATCTGACGGTGGATTACGACAGTCTCCATCCAGACAGCAAACCAAAGCAGAGCATTTCCATTGctccatttttattattaaaatccaTAACTTTTATCATTTGTATGCCTTTTTGTAAGGATTCCATTAGCTATGAGCTGTACTTTCTAGacgtatatttttttttaagtaatctATAAAAATGGCTCCTGGAATGGAAGCAGCGGACATTGCTGTGGTAGCACTGTATTTTGTCCTGGTGATGGCCATCGGGTTTTTTGCCATGTGGAAAGCAAATCGCAGCACAGTGAGTGGCTACTTCCTGGCTGGACGCTCCATGTCATGGATAGTGATAGGTGCATCGCTCTTTGTGAGTAACATTGGCAGTGAACACTTCATAGGACTGGCTGGATCAGGAGCAGCAAGTGGATTTGCTGTTGGAGCATGGGAATTTAATGCACTTCTACTTCTGCAGCTGCTTGGTTGGGTGTTCATCCCTGTGTACATCCACTCAGGAGTCTACACCATGCCCCAGTACCTGTCGAAACGCTATGGTGGCCACAGACTAAAGGTTTACTTTGCTTTCTTGTCTATAATGCTGTACATTTTTACCAGgctgtctgtggacctgtatGCTGGAGCGCTTTTCATTCAGGAGTCCCTGGGATGGAACCTTTACCTGTCTATCTTCCTGCTCATCAGTATGACGGCATTACTCACCGTCACTGGGGGACTGGTGGCAGTACTGTACACGGATGTCCTTCAGGCAGTGTTGATGATTGGTGGAgccttaaccttaaccatcatcAGCCTAATCAAAGTAGGTGGGCTCGAGGGCGTTAGAACTAAGTACATGCAAGCGGTTCCCAATGTTACTGCTATATTAGCCAGTGGAAACTTCACATATTCTCCTTCCTGTCGCATTGAGCCTAAACCAAACTCGCTTTACATACTTCGAGGTCCTCTGGATGAAGATATCCCTTGGCCAGGCTTTATTCTTGGCCAGACCCCTGCGTCTATATGGTACTGGTGTGCAGACCAGGTCATAGTCCAGAGAGTACTAGCAGCAAAGAACATTGCTCATGCAAAGTGCTCCACACTCATGGCTGGTTTTCTCAAAATTCTGCccatgtttgtcattgtcattcCAGGAATGATCTCCCGTATCCTGTTTCCAGATGAAATTGCTTGCATAGGGCCAGAGcactgcatgtctgtgtgtggttctcAAGCTGGCTGCTCTAACATTGCGTACCCACGCCTGGTCATGGCTGTGATGCCGGTGGGACTCAGGGGTCTGATGATGGCGGTCATGATCGCCGCCCTGATGAGTGATCTTGACTCAATCTTCAACAGTTCAAGCACCATCTTCACCCTGGACATTTACCAAACTGTTCGGAAGAAGGCTTCGCAGCGCGAGCTGCTGATTGTTGGCCACctgtttgttgtgttcatgGTGGTCATCAGCATTGCTTGGGTCCCTGTTATTATTGAAATGCAAGGTGGACAGACATATCTTTACATCCAGGAAGTTGCTGGCTACCTGACTCCACCAATCGCTGCCCTCTTCCTCCTTGGTGTGTTCTGGAAACGGTGTAATGAGACAGGTGCATTCTGCGGGGGCATGACAGGTTTTACACTAGGTATCACACGACTGATCTTAGCTTTTATCTACCGCCAGCCTCGCTGTGACCAGCCAGATAATAGGCCTGCCTTCATCATCCATGTTCACTACATGTATTTTGCGGCTGGGCTGTTCTGGATTTCAGGGCTGGTCACAGTGGTGGTCAGCCTCTGTACTGCCCCACCAGATGAGGAGCGGGTTCGCAACACCACAGTCTGGGGGCTCCGCAATGTTGAAATGGTTCTTGCAAAGGATAGAGAGGAAATGTACAAGCTGACTGACCAGAGCCATCCTAATGTTGATGGAAACCTTCTCAAAGAACTGCCCCAAGATGTCCGAAAGGAGAGATGTTTGGATGGGGCAGATATTAAACTCCTTGTCCCATCCACTGACCATGACCCAGCAACACCTAGTACAGAAACCTCCCCTGCAACCTCCCCTGCAGAACAATTTGGTAATAGCAGGATGGAGATGATCAGGGCAGTTGATAGCTGCCATGGGGATGGGGAGAATGGCAGGTGTACACGTTTACTGGACTGGATTTTCTCACACAAGGATGTGGCACAGAGTGCTCAGCCAAAAGACTCGCAGGAGGATGAAGTACTCATTGCAAAGATGCTGTATGAGTCCCCTCGTACCAAGCTTCTCCTCAACATGGGTCTTTTATGCGTCTGTTCTGTGGGTATCTtcatgtttgtatatttttcacTGTAGCTGAACCTGGCACTGAACTAAGGGAGACCGGGTAGGGTGCTTTTTATGAAGCTGAAAAGGTGGGTGGTTTGGGTGCTTTAACAAACTGTCTGTAATATTTACAGTTGTCTTTTGTAGTTCTCTAACAGGGATCATAGCTAATTCTAATCATTTTGAAATGATTAAAGCTTCTATTTACTTCTTTATGACTATGAAGCTTGTTTGGCACTGCTGTGTCCATTTTGTACAGTGCTTGGTGTTAATCCTTTAGAATATCTGCTGGGATTTTTAGAATCGTAGTAATCcaagtgaattttaatatttgCCTTATTTGACATATGCACTTGTCTTTTTGGATGGTagaaaaatgtgtgatttttaaatgtttttcatttttgtggaTTGAGTGTAAGCTTAGTTGCTGGTGGAGCA
This window harbors:
- the slc5a3b gene encoding sodium/myo-inositol cotransporter isoform X2, whose translation is MAIGFFAMWKANRSTVSGYFLAGRSMSWIVIGASLFVSNIGSEHFIGLAGSGAASGFAVGAWEFNALLLLQLLGWVFIPVYIHSGVYTMPQYLSKRYGGHRLKVYFAFLSIMLYIFTRLSVDLYAGALFIQESLGWNLYLSIFLLISMTALLTVTGGLVAVLLIKVGGLEGVRTKYMQAVPNVTAILASGNFTYSPSCRIEPKPNSLYILRGPLDEDIPWPGFILGQTPASIWYWCADQVIVQRVLAAKNIAHAKCSTLMAGFLKILPMFVIVIPGMISRILFPDEIACIGPEHCMSVCGSQAGCSNIAYPRLVMAVMPVGLRGLMMAVMIAALMSDLDSIFNSSSTIFTLDIYQTVRKKASQRELLIVGHLFVVFMVVISIAWVPVIIEMQGGQTYLYIQEVAGYLTPPIAALFLLGVFWKRCNETGAFCGGMTGFTLGITRLILAFIYRQPRCDQPDNRPAFIIHVHYMYFAAGLFWISGLVTVVVSLCTAPPDEERVRNTTVWGLRNVEMVLAKDREEMYKLTDQSHPNVDGNLLKELPQDVRKERCLDGADIKLLVPSTDHDPATPSTETSPATSPAEQFGNSRMEMIRAVDSCHGDGENGRCTRLLDWIFSHKDVAQSAQPKDSQEDEVLIAKMLYESPRTKLLLNMGLLCVCSVGIFMFVYFSL
- the slc5a3b gene encoding sodium/myo-inositol cotransporter isoform X1 — translated: MAPGMEAADIAVVALYFVLVMAIGFFAMWKANRSTVSGYFLAGRSMSWIVIGASLFVSNIGSEHFIGLAGSGAASGFAVGAWEFNALLLLQLLGWVFIPVYIHSGVYTMPQYLSKRYGGHRLKVYFAFLSIMLYIFTRLSVDLYAGALFIQESLGWNLYLSIFLLISMTALLTVTGGLVAVLYTDVLQAVLMIGGALTLTIISLIKVGGLEGVRTKYMQAVPNVTAILASGNFTYSPSCRIEPKPNSLYILRGPLDEDIPWPGFILGQTPASIWYWCADQVIVQRVLAAKNIAHAKCSTLMAGFLKILPMFVIVIPGMISRILFPDEIACIGPEHCMSVCGSQAGCSNIAYPRLVMAVMPVGLRGLMMAVMIAALMSDLDSIFNSSSTIFTLDIYQTVRKKASQRELLIVGHLFVVFMVVISIAWVPVIIEMQGGQTYLYIQEVAGYLTPPIAALFLLGVFWKRCNETGAFCGGMTGFTLGITRLILAFIYRQPRCDQPDNRPAFIIHVHYMYFAAGLFWISGLVTVVVSLCTAPPDEERVRNTTVWGLRNVEMVLAKDREEMYKLTDQSHPNVDGNLLKELPQDVRKERCLDGADIKLLVPSTDHDPATPSTETSPATSPAEQFGNSRMEMIRAVDSCHGDGENGRCTRLLDWIFSHKDVAQSAQPKDSQEDEVLIAKMLYESPRTKLLLNMGLLCVCSVGIFMFVYFSL
- the slc5a3b gene encoding sodium/myo-inositol cotransporter isoform X3, producing MAIGFFAMWKANRSTVSGYFLAGRSMSWIVIGASLFVSNIGSEHFIGLAGSGAASGFAVGAWEFNALLLLQLLGWVFIPVYIHSGVYTMPQYLSKRYGGHRLKVYFAFLSIMLYIFTRLSVDLYAGALFIQESLGWNLYLSIFLLISMTALLTVTGGLVAVLYTDVLQAVLMIGGALTLTIISLIKVGGLEGVRTKYMQAVPNVTAILASGNFTYSPSCRIEPKPNSLYILRGPLDEDIPWPGFILGQTPASIWYWCADQVIVQRVLAAKNIAHAKCSTLMAGFLKILPMFVIVIPGMISRILFPGLRGLMMAVMIAALMSDLDSIFNSSSTIFTLDIYQTVRKKASQRELLIVGHLFVVFMVVISIAWVPVIIEMQGGQTYLYIQEVAGYLTPPIAALFLLGVFWKRCNETGAFCGGMTGFTLGITRLILAFIYRQPRCDQPDNRPAFIIHVHYMYFAAGLFWISGLVTVVVSLCTAPPDEERVRNTTVWGLRNVEMVLAKDREEMYKLTDQSHPNVDGNLLKELPQDVRKERCLDGADIKLLVPSTDHDPATPSTETSPATSPAEQFGNSRMEMIRAVDSCHGDGENGRCTRLLDWIFSHKDVAQSAQPKDSQEDEVLIAKMLYESPRTKLLLNMGLLCVCSVGIFMFVYFSL